AATGCTTATTCTACGATAGGATTAGGTCATTTGGggattaaattgggtttaatagTACTTAGTaaagtactctctccgtcccaaggaagatgacccctttcttgggcggcacgggattttatgcaactttattttgtgtgttaaatggagagagtaaagtaagagagaggggataaagtagagataaaggggtttccattttttaagtaatgggttatcttggttgggacaaaccaaaaaggaaagtgggtcatctttaaTAGGACGGGGGGAGTAAGAGATAATGAGATTAAAATAGTAGAAATAGTGTAGACTATGCAGTAGATGATGAGatccataaatgataaagtaaaagagaaggagaaaagaCTTTTATAAATGGATATGAGAATATGAGAGATGAAATGGAAGTTGTTGTAATTACAAGGATGATGTATTGATTAGAAATTTattaaactttgaaaattgCTAGCTAGGGTAAAGTATTGTTGTGCTATTTCCACAACATAAAACCCTTTACTTGAAATAGTGAGAACCCCAAAACCCAATTTCTTAGACCAGCATCAATTCATtactacattttataatattgccAAATTCATAACttgtttcgaaaattttataactCAAAGCAAGGAGATGTTGAATTTGCGTTCAATCGTCATGAATGGCATGCTACAAACTCAGTGATCTTGATTTGGTTGCATCTTAAcataaattcaatataaacTTACTACGAAATCCAATTGTGTTTGGTCAATTCTAATTATTCTTAATTCAATGGGTGTATTCAAGTAGTATGAGACTCGTTCATTCTCAATCAAATGGTTAAGTGGCATGAAACTCTTCCATTCTTAATAAAATGGTTGAGTGGCATGAGACTCTAATCAAATATTATCAAAGATTCGATCGAATCTTTGGGCCAATTGTACTACCTTTCGAGGTGATGTGTTTGTTGGCGGATACCCTTAGTCCAACAAAATACAATAACTCAAATGCTAGagattgaaattaaaaataatagaaatgaAACGCGAGTTGGGACACCAAAGAAactggagtaatattttgatgttaatttacaaatttagaGCCAAATAAAAGCTATTAGTACAACATAAAAGAAACGAGCATATGCAAAATTGACTAAAGGATattaactaaaaaacaaaaatctgTCATTCAAAATCTTTAGTTGTTTTGTTCCCCTCCAAGCTTGCCCTCTCTTCTTCAGCCCATGTTTCCCCATTTCACCTATAATCTTGATGCAAGTGAGCTCGTCCAGCCGGAAGTATAACCACACATACCAAGAGCCAAGAACGCGCATCCCTTCCACAGATAGGAGAGTCATTGTCAAGTACATTTTACTGTATCTCAAATCATCGGTCTAAATCTTGCACAAAAGCCTCAATCTTGATGATAACGACGATGAAGAAGCTCATGTTCTTCACTCAGTGACGGCTTTCAATAAGGTCGACTAGACTGATCTTCCCACAGTTGCCAGCATCAAGCCTCTCAAACTGCTGGCATATCTTGGCAACGTCGTGCTCTGAGATCTTGCCCATCTCTTTGAGCTTGTAGATCGCGTACTCTGACTTACTTGTGTTGTAATCAAGGGACGAAAACAAGGAAAACGAAGTGAGTATTAGGCACACTATTAGGACAAGAATTAACAAATTGGGATTggttttatataaataagaaccagATACATATCTATCAAGCCATGGAAAAAGGTACTATGATGAAAAATGGTTCACTatcattttagaaaacataGGTAACACCTTTACCAAATTCACAAACACTACTTTGTGAATGCATTATAAATCAAGTTGtgcataaacaaattaaacaaatcaGAACAAACAAGCATCAAGTTGTGCAAAAACAGCAAAAAGGGACGATAGATACTAACGTGACAAACCCGTTGTTATCAATGTCAGCAGCAAGAAACTGCGCCACGGTCATATGCTGGTCGAGCACCCACTGTGCCATCCTCCTCTGCCTCCTGTCCACCCTCGCCTCCGCCAGGTAAAGAAACGCCCTAGCCACAGCAAGAGTCGACACAAGCAACCAAACCGAGGCAAAAATCCTACCCCCCAGCGAGTGAAACGCCCTATCGCCATACCCAACCGTAGTCACAGACATGACAGACAGATACAATGAGTCCACCCAATCCAACCTCTCCACAAAATGCATCACAGCAACACCTACTCCAATGCACACCACGACAACGCCCAAGGCCAACGCAACCTTCATCCGAATCctcatcctccccttcttcACATCAACTATGTAAGACCTAGCATCACTACCCTTGTTATTAATAGTCCTCAGCAGATAATTCTCTTGCAAATCAAGCACATAACTAACCATCCCAGTCAGCAAAATGTCAATGAAACCAAACCCCACCAACACAAACAAGACTGAAAACAGCTTAGTTGCTAAACTATCAGGGGTTATATCACCATACCCAATTGTACACATAGTCACAATACAGAAATACAGAGCATCAACAACAGGGTGAGTCTCATTCCCTTTGAAATCACCCCTAGTAAGAGAATAAATCACCACACCAAGGCTCAAATAGATAACCAAAAGCACCACACCCTGCCTCACCACACGCTGCTTACCAAACTGCGGCTGCTCCGCCGCCTCTGGGAATTCTTGAAATTCGTTGATGTTGGTCATGGCCGGAGCGGTCTTGGACCTGTGCAGATTCTTGGCAGGTGGTGGTGGGCATGAATGGGGGTCGTCAAGACTGGATTTTTGGGGATGGAAATCGAAACTGAGGGGGTTTTGTGAAGTGGGCCTTGGGGAATTGAGGGATAGAGCTAGGGCTTCGAGGAAATCGGGGGCGGTGGAGGAAGAAGGGGGAGTGGGGGGGCCGAAAATGAGGAAATCTTTGAGGTGTTTGGAGGAAGGGGAGGGTGGGATGGTGATTTCGTCGTGTTCGGGGAGAGAGTGGAGAGAGAGGGTTGGCCTTTTGAAAGGGAGGAGCGGCTCTTTCTCCATGTTGGCcggattttcaaaatttgtattgaaaaaggaaaatggttGAATAGATTTggtgaagatgatgaagatggaaAGAATAAAGAGTGGCGGTGGAGTAGGAGTGGCACTTGGCAATGCATGAAAAGGGAGTCGAGTAGAAGCaggttttgaatttttatttcaaatcaaaGTAAAAGAATCTTGATTTCAGTGAAAATGGAGAGAACGTGGCGCTATTTACGTTCGGAGACATCGTCACCCATTATAGAATTCAACGTTGGGCTATTTTCGTCCGAGAATACAAGGAAGATTAAGTAAATTGAAATTCATATAAGGactcatttcataaaaaaggAGATATaagaagatatgtaaaataagataaaaaatacgagtttcatgtcaagatatataaagatatgattttttttttcgttgttgtttgattgaaaataaattatctaaatttgtatagtatattattataagtataaCATGCTTAATTTGACAAATTGATGGGTTGCATAAACATGGTAAAcgttataattttggtaagattggGTAGAGCTCTGGTCTTATATTGAGCTctgagttaagcttaactatgatatcaaacaattagaaatgttcaaatataattctttatcttggaattaataactTATCAAACACGCCCTAAGAGTCTATTAaactaatactagtacttcttccgtctcattaaatatgactcatttttctttttaatttattccaaactaaaatgacgcattattaaaaatagaatcacCTTTCtccctattttatttcatctctcttactttattttcttcattccaCGTACTAAATAAAATCACCTTATAATATACACACATTGGTTAGAATTTAgtaatacaataataaataaatgatttggaaattttaaatttactatataaaaaatattttcaaataaaacatgcttcaaatttctcaaaatatgtatctttattttatttttataaatcttAAATCAATGTTTAATTATGTATGTGTTTAAGTATATATtccaaaattatcataattaaatattttatattttaaaaatatgattatatgtCATTATTGAtctcatgttaattttatcgttAGCATCCCCATTAGTCCAACTCACTATACCAAAACTTgtacatttaaaattaaagttaaaattttttagCACGATAAAACACAACATGATCAACTCGTATTCGAATAGGATTCACCCAAAATTCGTTGGGTTAACCTAATTGACATTTGTATAGTATTTCAATCGATGAATGTAGCTATGGAAGAGTTCGAATCGCATATTAGGTCGAATCGCATATTaggtgatatttttttttaatgcaactCATGGCAAACGTAGTAACTTTGCATTGTTTTCGtattattagaaaataaattctttatttgaaCAATACTCAATTGAATGCCgcaaaatttaatcataattatgaTACTGTAGAGCGAATTAATTTATACATAAAGTAGTTCATTCAATATTAAGTCGTGAGAATATCTTTGTTGGATGAGACGACTAACTAATTATCACGTAATTATTCGTCTAAagttcaattataaaattcaattgaaCCAAACAGAACACATATTTAATCCCaatatatgattttgaaaaCAGAAGAGACCCAAATAGtcatagaaatagaaaaaagcaTTGTCTTGACTATAAAAAGACACATCTCATTAGTCATTTACAttgattttacaaatattacaatttaaatatataaaatcggAAAATAactagaaaaaatatgaaatgacaaaattcaATGGTAGGTGAAATGAGATTGAAATGGACATAAATTTAGTGATTGCACTGTAACTCTGCATGTGTTGCGGCTAAAATTGAGATTACATTTCAAGCAATACTTCAAATGTAAATTAACAATCCATAAGGATTGAGGGATTGAAAGATATTTAAAACTCGAATCATAAATAAGGGCTATGAATCCAGGCAATCACATTGGATGGATGTCACAATTTTGTCCATATGTAAATCATGCTTGGTATAAAATCACACAAACCCCTAATCGTCGTCGAGAACACTCTTACGCCTCCGAATCTGGGAAGCAACAGATAAAAATTAACGAATTGAAAATGGTAGTGCTACGTAGTTCTTGAGAACTCAAAACCAACTACTGCTACTTACTGTCACTTTGGTTTCTTTCGTTGTTTGAGTGTTGATTTGTTCGAGAAGTGATATGAGCCTCTCTTCAGATACCTATGTTGAAAGCAAGAAACCATGTCCATTGATTTTGAACGTTTAGAAAGCTGTACGATGAAACATGAGAATAGATAGCACAGTGAAGCAAGATACCTTCTCCACAATCTGACCCGTTTGCGCAGCTCTCAGTATTACATCCTCGACTCCCCTGGCCTTCTCGAGTTTCACAAGTGCAATTCGAGCAACTGCACAAAAAGAGGCATTGAGAGTCAATCCACATGGATGGTCGCGCCACGAgaatttaaatactactaacaTCTAAGATACAATAGATACGATGTTTAAACACTGATTTTGTTCATCTTCGTAATTATACGATTACTGAAGTTAGTATTGAAGAATATAAAGAGGAGGTACAGAGAAAAATTGTATTGAGAAAATTATGAGTTAATTGGATGAAGCACAAAATATTCGACTTACGTCTTGCACGTGCTTCAGATGTCAAAATCCGTGTCAGCATCAGTTGTCTCTGTTCTTCTGCCTCGCTAAATGAAATcagaaattcaaataaaatcaataaaagcTTTAATCAAGAGAAGTCTAAGCTTTGACAGAAGAGATAATCCACCTTTTAGCTTCCTCCTGAGCTTTCTGCTGTTCAGTACCTTGATGACTACtctatatatgaataaatatgtAACTATGGACCTTGATAAACTTATTCTGCAAAGACAAACGAAATAGCACAAAATGCAATAACTACCACGCCGCGTTGAGCCTTTAGCTCCTGCATTCTCCTTTGCCTGATTGCTTCCAATTCCGGGTCAGCCTAGACACAAAGAAATCATTGAAAAACAGAGGCATCACATTTTGATTACAAAAGAACTAAAGCAAATTAGCAAATGAACCAATGCGgatgttcaagaaaaatatttgaataaacaTTTGCATACTCACTCAACAATAACTAACACCACCAGCCAAGCCTTGGCACAAAACGGATCAGGCCTACCCCGTTCACGTCTAGAGAAACTAACACAATAATCTATCTTCTTAATTCTTATACTACCTCAACTCCATTCTTGTTCCATTCATCTCCCCTCCCATTTTCTTTATGTGCTGGCTATGATATTAATCAACCAGTTGAGACCTTTTCTGTGATTTATCAGCTACACATAGATGTTCCAAATACACCAAAACTAACCATTTTGGAAGCATATAAATAAACTATGTTGATTATAAAGATTTATAATCTTAGGATTAAGTGTCCTATTCATTATTATAAAGCCCAATTCCATCATCACTGAGACTAAAGCATTAGAAGCTGCACATTTCAGACTTCTGAGCTCAACCGTTATTAACTCGAAGCAAAGCAATTTATGAGTATCTACTAATTTCTCTTAACAACCCTATCCCTATTCCCTAATCAAATCATATCCAgcaccaaaatcaaattttgaggAACTGTACAACCTTAATCAATtctacaaaaattcaaataaaaattgataaacgCTTGCTACGATAAAAGAGTGTTGATCGggaaatagataaataaaccGTGAAGAATTGGAAAAATTTGCTCACCATTTCTTTTCTGCGAATTTGAACGAGTGAACGCTggaaatataattcaaataaatgaggaaaaaagtaattggGTCGGGTCGGGTCGTGATTCACTGCGGGTCTATACtacttttgttttaattatttgtattgaTTATTTTCGAATTAGAGTCCAATCAATGTTTTAACTAGGTGTGTTTGACACTGGTGTTAGATTAAATCGTACCCaaattattaagaattttttcTACATTGGAGGTTTTTAGaatgggatttttttttcactttaaaatCTGTTTAAAAATGTTTACCCgctcaaacaaaaaaaaaaaacgtttaaAATTGGtccctaaaatcataaattttggtcaatattttgtatttgacacaaaatttaaaattgaattaaaatatcacaaattttacaatttgtttattattttctacGGTAGATCAATCAACATATCCGACCAACTTAcgtgcattttttttatcttacttGATGCTATTAAATCAATGTGGTTTTCCAAGTGCATTTATATCCTACTTGTCACAACTTATAAAGTGgtttaaaatatcacaaacattTCACGATTGCCCACTAAAATACATTTTTCGCCAAAGATATCTTATTTGGGCTGagttaaaaataacaaacaaaatactgtataaaatatggagtaatattttagagCAACTTAGTCAGTGAAAAATACCATGaccaaaattatactcctagtGTTCAAGTTTTAACCAATTAATCatctgttttttatttatcatgtAGCGAGTGTAGCTACCAcatttcatacttttcaaacataaaaaacGACATGACTTTAAACCAAAACTTACCTCCTATTGCACACAAATGATACAGTGATTCAACTGAAcagcaaaaaaaagaaacagaaaaagaaaaaggaaaaaggcaTGATTAGAAAATCGAACATTAACTTAAACTCTCTCTAAATAAAAGTGTATCTAAATTATAAAGTGCAAGTGGAAGAGAAAAACACATCTCCACCAACACAAAGTTAGCAGCCATCTCTCTCCTCTCTAAGTTGCATGAACTGAGGAAGAGCATACTATGCAACCTTCGAGGCACGTGTACAGACGAAGCAACTCCTCTTAACATCTTGAGAGGGTCGCCTCCACACTCATTGCAAGCCCCTTGGAGAAGCACGAGAGCTGATTAATAACCATTAGGCCACATTTGGGACTGCTTCGGCTGTCCTTGTGGGGCACCAAGTGCGCCATCTCTCGGGTTTTGTTGCTGGTCGAGGGAGATCCCAGCCTGAGAATGGTAGAAGTTCGGGTACCCAGGGGTGGTCCCGTAGTTCTGTGACTGCTGCTGAGCTTGCCTGAAAACACCGGATTGCTGGCTTTGCCCTTGGTAATTGTAATACGCATTGGTTGGAACAGCTTGCACCGTTCTTGAGCCTTGCCCATGAAGCCACATCGCTTGGTTCTCATTCTGAGAGAATGcaagattttattattcaagaCTTTTATCAAGGCGCAAAGAAATTGGCTGGAATGAATAGAAGAAacaaacgaaaaaattgttaCCTGCTGCTGTTGCTGTTGAAGCGCGAGCAGCTGACTCTCCTTGTATTGAGCCAATACTTCCTCGTAGTTTATAGCTGCACCAGATGGGGCGGCAGGAGGATTCATCTGATAATTACCGGGAACTGTTGCGGTATTCCCAAGACCAGAGTATCCAGAAGGAACAGCAGCAGATTGAGGCAAACTACTGACTGCAACGCTGCTTTTATATTGAGGGAGTAAAGCAGCCAGGGACTGATGGTACGTGTTGTTACCTGCAAATGGTTGCTGAAACGCAGAAGGCATGTATGTATAGCTCTGAGGCATGAAGGGGTAGCTTATCATGTTGGCAAACGGCCCAAGAGGTAGTGTTGGCTGAGAATATGGATGTACAGCAACATGTTGCTGAGGGAGAGGAGGTCCAGAGGCGGCTACATTCACTCCTGAATGAGACTGTGCAGTAGGCTGTGGTGATGAATTGGCAGTATTCAAAGCCTGAAGCACCCCATTAGCATAATCAGAGCTATCAGACCACAAGCTATGGAAATATGGATAATTCTATGACGAGAGCTAATTTTGTACAACTTGATTCAATTGGAGATTGTTTAATAAGAAAGGATTCCTATATTAATATCTCAAAGATTGat
The genomic region above belongs to Salvia hispanica cultivar TCC Black 2014 chromosome 3, UniMelb_Shisp_WGS_1.0, whole genome shotgun sequence and contains:
- the LOC125210671 gene encoding two-pore potassium channel 3-like; the encoded protein is MEKEPLLPFKRPTLSLHSLPEHDEITIPPSPSSKHLKDFLIFGPPTPPSSSTAPDFLEALALSLNSPRPTSQNPLSFDFHPQKSSLDDPHSCPPPPAKNLHRSKTAPAMTNINEFQEFPEAAEQPQFGKQRVVRQGVVLLVIYLSLGVVIYSLTRGDFKGNETHPVVDALYFCIVTMCTIGYGDITPDSLATKLFSVLFVLVGFGFIDILLTGMVSYVLDLQENYLLRTINNKGSDARSYIVDVKKGRMRIRMKVALALGVVVVCIGVGVAVMHFVERLDWVDSLYLSVMSVTTVGYGDRAFHSLGGRIFASVWLLVSTLAVARAFLYLAEARVDRRQRRMAQWVLDQHMTVAQFLAADIDNNGFVTKSEYAIYKLKEMGKISEHDVAKICQQFERLDAGNCGKISLVDLIESRH
- the LOC125215564 gene encoding DNA-binding protein DDB_G0278111-like, which translates into the protein MADPELEAIRQRRMQELKAQRGVSSHQGTEQQKAQEEAKSEAEEQRQLMLTRILTSEARARLARIALVKLEKARGVEDVILRAAQTGQIVEKVSEERLISLLEQINTQTTKETKVTIRRRKSVLDDD